The DNA window AGCCTGGTGAGTAGCTTCATTTGGCATGGGGAACAGCGACAAACAAAGCTTCCCATGTAGCAACAATGATGAATACATAAATTAGCAGCACTGTCTATGTTGATTTTCCTATTCCCCCAGTGGTGCACTGCTTTTAATGAAGACAGATGAGATAGTAGAACCCCCGCTGTATGTGTATCCACCTCCTGAAAGTCGACATGCCCATCTCGTAGGGTAATAGGATAGAGCTGTGACAAAGGTAGGTATTATTTGACAATATGAGTTCGTCTTGTCACCTCTGTTCCCCAGGTAGGCACGCTGCTCACGACGGGGAGGAGAGGTACATGCTCATTACAATTCTGCTGTGAGAAGGGACAAGGTCTCACAAGACATGCATTTATTATGCACAACATAATACAAAACGAGACCTCATCAAAGACAAATGATACAGGTAATGCAATTAGGTACTGAGAAATCAGATAAAAGATGTTTATTATCGTGACTCTTtagtataaaaacatatacaaacacacaaaagaaaggTTATAAAGTATGTCCATAATCCAAATCAGTCACAGTGtacaatgctcaataataacaatatttccTCTTCAATAAAGAATACTTATGCAAATCTTTGGTTTGCTTATCCAGGATACAGTATTTTAGTCAGAGATGAAGGGAaatagagtttaaaaaaaaaaaaaaaaaaacatctagtCCAATCTTAGATTTAAAAGTCGATTGAGTTGGTTGTGACCAAAGAGCGGAAATTCTCATAGGGATAAGAACTCATTGCATTGTTCTGGCAACTAGTGAAAACCCCCATTGGTTTGCTTTGCCTCTCAAATGTGTGTGACTGAAGACCCCAATCACCCTGAGTTTAACTAGAGACCTGTGCAAAAGCCAACTGGATCTAATCATCCTCCTCCGCCCCCCTATTTTGAATATCACATTTTGGCAAGGCATTCACAGACCAGGCAAGGCCAGTAAGCAtctataaatatgtaaaaaatactgaTCTAGGAACCCTGTTCAGATCAACAACAACTTCAAACAACGTAAGCATCAATCCGGTCTCAGATCAACAGTCTTCACGCACCATGTTAGTGTTGGTGCCTGTTTTAGCCCACCGACAACAAATCTGGTATACTTAACATTACTGCTGGCCATTTTCCCAAAGCAAACTGTGGGCTTTTAGATTGattgatgcattttttttttttttttacctcccaGGCAGCTTCTGGTTTTCATTCTAGTATGATATGAAAATGCCCCTGCATAttcagtcttttttcttttctcattcttttgtttttgtcttaacTTCTGTTATCACATGATGATGCAGATGTCTCTACAAGTTGATGTTTATACTTTAGTGATAAAAACTGAGACTAATGGCTGTCtggtagttaaaaaaaaaatcattctaaAAATCTATGCTatggaaaatggtcagcagtaatgtgAGAGTGTTTTGTAGCAAATCTGCTAAAAATAGTGGTTTGGTCCTTTAAGatactttataaataaaacccCAAATTTATATCTATCTACAGCATGAGCCCACTGGTGAAGTGTGACATTCATCCCAAGAGGATGAAGGCATCTCACATGTTTAGAAATACACATTACTAAGGGATATTgtattcagaaacacacacacaggaaaaatgGTGTAAAGTGTTAATATTCTGCATCCATCATAAAATGTAACATTGGGCAAATATTGGTAAAATAATTTCCAGAATATgcatatttcattatttgtaCACAGGGTATATTCACCAGCAAAACATGACAATATTGATGGGGGTAAAAGACACTGAGCTGATTTACGCCTTTAAAAACTATACAAAATATGAGTTGATGTGGTTTATGTCTAAGTaagtaagtgtgtatgtgtgtgtttgagtgtgagtgtgtgtgagagaggagtGGGGAAAAAGAGGGTTAGCAACCAAATGAAGTGCTTTAAGTCATTCATGTGAGTAGCTGGGTCCATACAGCAGTATCCTCAGTCTGCtgctaaatgaataaatcttGGAGAGACTTGTCCTGAATCAGACTCAAATGTTCCATCTCCATTATTTTTAGCACATTGACGTTGTTCCCCACTCTGCATCCCTCCCTTTGcctcacatcatcatcatcaaatccCTGTCTCCTTCCTGATCCACTCTCTCAGCTTGGTGACACGCGAGTAGACACCGGGCTTGTTCCGACGAGCACAGCCCTCACCCCAGCTCACGATGCCAGCCTGGAACCACTTACCACTCTCCTCGAAACACACCAGGGGGCCTCCGGAGTCTCCCTGGTGGGGACGGTCAGGGCAGAACAGTTATAAGATTAGGTTTGGATGTGAGAGCATGATAATTATATAGGTGTGATTTATAAATCAGTCCTTTGTCCTTTTATTCTTTTCTGGAGAACATGTTGCACCGTCTCACCTGGCATGCGTCAACTCCTCCGGCCAAGAATCCACTGCAGAGCATCCTGGAGGTGACTTGGCCCTCAGTGACCATGTTACACACCGTGTCGTTGATGATTTTCACGGATGCCTTCTGCAGCAGCTGTGCCTTTCGACCTGATAGAGCAGGACAAAGGGGTCAGCACTCTGCCACGTGACCTCTGTGTTAGTCACAAACATCAAAAGGTGTTAATGGGCTGGATTAGTGTTAGCTAATGAAGGTTTAAGAGGCTTCCCAGGAGAGCCGACGTCTGTCTTGATATATGGATATGGAGGAAGGCTTAATGGAATAGAGCAGATtagaaaaagatgagagaaaagggagggagggtggagCAGAAGAGAAGTATGTCATGTTCGGAGAGATAAAGAAATGGGAGGGGCattaaaggaaaggaagaagacagGATGAAATGAGAAAGAGATGAAGGGAAGAAGAAGGAAGCAGGCAGGGAAAGAAGATGAAGGACAGAGATGAATAGCTAATTGTGAGAAGGATGGGGGAGGAGTGGGATGTCTTAAATTTGATGCAAGTTGGatatgcaaaaaagaaaaacaattgtAGAGTGGGTCACCCATAATTGAGGAATAACAgtataaatattcaaaataagtATAATAATCAGTTacagtgaaaaacaagaaatgactACAGTTCTACCCATAATCACCAATTTCTGCATAATACCTCCTTCTCTGAGCACGCCCCAGCCTGTGACCCAGCAGGACATGCCTGCAGGGAAGACGTGGGAGGAAGCGGGTAGGCAGATGGGTTGGATGGTGTTGGTGAACTCCAGCGGCGCGCTGAGCTCCAGCAGTGCAATGTCATAGTCAAAGGTCATCTGGTTGTAATCCGGGTGGGAGATGATCCTCTTCAATAGGCGGAGCTGTACGCCATCCTGCTTGTACTGGTCCTGCATGCCACTGTAGGTTTGCCAGTTGGATGCAACACGGTTCCTGTGGTAGCATGTATAGCATCATGGGGCAAAGGTTATGTTTCTGTACACACATGAACCAGGATGGGTGGATGCAATATCATGAACATGTGTGCAATCTAATCCAACACAATAGCCCTGTGGCACATGCTACTGTAAGGCAGTTTTTGTAGAGACTGTAAGCTCAACAAAATGATAACAGCTATCAacataaagcaataaaatattacaccaccacaaactacatcctctcTAACAGTCTCTACAAGAACCGAACATTCTAAGCTACAAAAGTAGTATTTGCCACCATTATTGCATTGGATTGGATTAATTTTCATGTCACCACCCCTGTACAAAAACATGCTAAATTACACACCACTTACGATGATATATGACTGTAAACAAATTCTTTGTAGTGGCTTGAATAAGTAATCTGGAAAACGcttacaaattaaataatggcATTGTGTATAGCAAATATCAACACCAactgtgaaactgaaaatgaacacATTCCCTGCTCAGTAACAACAGGAGGCGGCTCAGGTCAAACAGCATGGTTAGTGCTCCACCTACAGGGCACTCTGATGActacagctgtgtgtttgtgtggatgagATGTAAATGTAGcgcgccccccccccccccaaggtTCTTCTGAATTAACTGCATCATCAGGGGCTAATTTTCAGACTTTGCCATTTGTATATAAATGGTCCTCTGTTGCacacagtttcacttttttccagCAGAATGCGTGTGAGAATATTGAATAATGAGatctaataaaatgttaaataatgcagtttatacacaaaaacatatgaaaTGGACTGtgttacatattatatacagtatagtcctgctctgtgcatgtgtatgagcGTGACTCACGCTAGGTCGCTGGTGACAAAACAGTGGGAGGCCGAAAGGAGCCACCTGTCAGATATGATTGAGGCACCACAAACGTGGCCATTGGTCTGGAAGTGAAGGCTGACCTGCCATGGCCACTCCCCCAGCTCAGCATTCTGCCCTCCTACGATGCGGTTCAGCTTATAGGGCCTGGTGCCACAATCTGACAttcaacagagaaaataatgagAGGAGGGGCGTTGGACGGTGAGTGCAAAATACTAGTTGAGACTGGCATGAATGATCCGAgggaaaaatctgaaaatgagaTTAAGTTGACTTGAAGCCATCATGATGCTGGCCTTGGCTGTGAATGACTCTTTGGAATCTTAATAAGGCACACTGGCATATTAGCtgatcaaaaaagaaaaagaaaatgaaacacagacacaccctgAGGCTTaaatggagggggaaaaaaacaaaaaacttcagAGATGACGAGCTGCTTTCAAAgaagaatgaaataaataaagcagtCAAGGCCTGGGGCTCTTTTCTAACAGACAGCCCAACACGTAGCTCAACAAGCTCTGCTATAATCTATTTGAATGACAGTGGAGACATTAGATCCACTTTcagctgttttaaaataaaaaataaaaaaaaagctgaattttGTAAGGcgtgaaagaaaacatttcttacCACAGCTGGCCTCGTCTGAGCTATCAGAGCAGTCGTCGACACGGTCACATTCGGCATTCACCTTGTTGACACATTCTTTGTTCTTACACTTGAAGCTGAAGTCAGAGCAGATACCCGGAGCTACAGTGGGGAGGAGACAGgtcccaaaatcaaaacacataGCGTATTTCAATCAAAGCATTAGAGCATCGCTAAGTTTAACCAGTAAAATACTATGCAATCAGTGAGGCTTCAAAGTGAGGCTTGAAAGCACAATGCATAGTGATTGAGGAGCAGATTGCATTGATTGGGGGTATTGATTGGGGTTGAGGTCTAATATCCCTCTTTATTCACAGAAGTGAAAATCAAAAGGAAATGCAAGAGcgccctctgtgtgtgtgtgtgtgtgtgtgtgtgtgtgtgagagtgagtgagtgaaaggGAAATTGATAGAGTGAATTCGAGAGTaggaggaaatgagaaaaagtgCTAAAAGAATGTGAACAGAGGAAAACACTTTGGATTCTTCAGTGCAGCATCTTTGTAAAACCTAAATCTTTACTGAGCTGTGGATGAAGGTTAATTGCTTTATGGGAAGAGAATAAGTGGTGCCACTTACATGTTTTACAAGAGGCCTCGTCACTTCCATCTTCACAGTCCTTCTTACTGTCACACACAACCTCCTGAGGCAGACAAACCCCGTTACCACAGCGCCACTCATTCTCCTCACAACCTGCAATGAAACATGGTGATGaggaaattataataaaataaagatgaaagcTTGAATAAGAAGAAGGCAAGCCAATATGTTTCAGAAGGACATTAGCGGTGCAGCCACGGTGGACATTAACATCTGTCTCCATTCGTCTTGCGTGTATTACACATGATTGAGCATCTGGACGGATGCTGAGCACATTGGGGAAGGCTTCAAACAAACTCCATTACTGATAAAATAATGACTGCACGCAGCCCAGGAGTCAGTGACCAGAGCATTAGCAGTGATGTGCATTTAATGTTGGCACAATTAGCATAGCATTAGATAGAGTTTGTGTTCCCTAAAATGCGCTTTAAGAGACGGGAATACTTACTGCATTGTTTCTCATCGCTCCCGTCTCCGCAGTCGTTGTTGCGATCACACACCCAAAGTCTCGGTTTGCACAAACCATTCCCACAAGAAAACTGGTCCTTCTCACACTCTGAGGCAATAGAAATGCAATGTATTAAACAATGCAACTGAGGAAGATGTACATATGGGTGATTTAAAAAGGCTATGTTCACAGatagataaaaatataaatatgtaaatgatgTTGTGCACGAGACCATTTTCTTGGCTGTTCACAGTGAATAACTTCTGGAGTCTGGCAACTTTACAATGAGATTCCAGGGAATCACTGCGCCCGGAAATAGttccaagaaatagtcccatgAAATATTCCCGTACATAACCCCACAACTCGTCCTTTttacagattttgttacctttggacagagccaggctagccgtttccccctgattccagtctttatgctaagctaactagctgctggcGATAGCCTCATTAATTTAACaggcagacatgagagtggtatcaatcgtcAAATCCACCTCTCAGCAAGAAGGCAGGTAAGagaatttgccaaaatgtcgagctattcctttaaggagGCTATATGAAAGAGAATGAGAAATGAggaggggagaaaaagagaaaaagtgcggttggggggggggggggacttaCGGCACTTCAACTCATCGCTCATATCACCACAGTCGTTCCAGCCATCACATTTCAGTTCTTTAGCGATGCAGATGCCAGAGTTGCAGGCGAACCTGTTGGGGCAAGCTGCTCACAAAACAAGAGAAGAGAGTGAGGGagcagagaaaaaaggaaagaaagacgaTGACAAATTGAGCGATAGGGAGTGACAGTGTATGTTCACAACATCCATCATGTTGCCAATGCTTGTCCCTGTTGATCAGAGCAATTATAAATCCATTTCGTTCAAACTGGGAGACAACATAAAAGAGCGGAGGGTATTGAAAGTGGAGTGCTCCTGGACTGACAgtggcaaataaaatggaccCAATAAACAAACTCTCTGGTGATTAGTCTAGCTCTTGACTTTAACTGCCGCAGTTTCTAAGCCTCCATCACTAAACAGCTCTATTTGACTGTCAGCTACCATCTCAGTCTCTCAGACTACACAGTTACTCCCAGTGTCTCGCTCTGTAATGGCAGGCTATGAGTGTCACTGTCACGTCGCAACATTTCACCCATCTCACCAAGTGGCGTAAATGTGGTACAAGACAAGACTTTTAACTCACGGTCTGCGGGATCGTAGGCACTGTACTCGGCTCTGAACCCTTTGTCAGTGTAGGACTTATCAGAGTGGAAGCTCACATCTAGGCTGTTGGTATCACTGGTCAGAGCCAAAGAGGACATTTCTCCGCAATACCTGTGACACAAGACCaatgtttaaaggaaaattcaggtttattatttattactctGTCATCGAAACCACtagaattacaaaaaataaaaccagagtGCTCACTAAAGTAATTGCCGAGATCAGAGAAAAGGGCGACATCGCTGCAACAATATACACAACAGGTCAAGAAACATGCAGTCAGACAAGTTGTAAACAAACTAACAGTTTAGTTAGATCATCTAAAAGATTTTATTTGGAGGCAAATATGGCAAGCGCAGtgggtcaaagttgaaccaagAAGTCTgcctgtaaactgtgatggatgtttacgaTAGACAGTTTAGGGTATCATTACGGTGTCGTGTAAATGAGTTAAAGTATTACTTGGTGCCCGCAATCTCCACATAGTCTTTGTGACACACACGGGTGTCCACCCCAGGCTCTTTCATGCGGAACATGGTGAACTTCACCCGCACCTTCATCTCAGTAGAGACCTACAGCACAGACGAAGAGGCGATTGGttcataaaaacattgtgtGTAGGTGGAGGAGTGACATGCATGGTAAACAGAGACATGTATTTGTATCCCACGTAAATGTAAGCAGACAAGCTGCAACACACCCAAACGGGCCGTGGGTGCACACATGCACgtgtagagacacacacacacacacacacacacacacacacacaagcaaaaacaacacacaaaacactgcagctcagcTAGAGCTGCGGCAGCAACAGCAGTCTGACAGATGAAGATAGAAGAGGTACTGAACAGCTTGGCTTCTATAGTGCTGCCTCAGCATTCCTCTCATGGCAGGCTGAggatggtggaggaggaggtgggtggAGGGGTTTCAGGTAGAGGAGGGGGCCAGGGAGAGGAGCAATGTTGCAAACCTTGATGGTCCACTTGCAGTCCACAGAAGGAGGATAGAAGCTGGGGTGAAGTGGGGAGGTGAAGACTCCTTTGCTTTCAGAGAGGACGCCACCACAGGTTTTCCCTGAAAAGAACacattatatattcatatattgtGCGTAACACGTTATCATTTGTAGTATAAACAGAACTAAACAAATCTAGGTGTACTACTGTAGATATAGTACAGAATGCAGCTGGAAAATGGATGATGTGAAGTGCTGTGAATGTAATACTTACCTTTAGAAATGGGGATGGAGCTGTATTTGGCCTCGAAGCCAGGCCTCTGGACATCACTGTCAGTAATCAAGTTAATCAGCATGATGTTGCCGGATGACACCACCTCCAGAGGGTTGGAGGGGGGCCTCTGACCACACTTCCTATGAGACAAGGATGAGTAGTCAAGCAAGATGGTGCACAAATCAGGTACGATTATAGAATCAGAAAAAGGTGTTTGCAACAAATTGTAGTAAGCATAAGCTGAATGTCTGATGCATTTACTGAATGGAGTTTTGCCTTTCCTTAGGATGTGCAACACTTGGGGAACTCAAATCAAACTGTAATTTCTTTTTAGTCAGAAGCACTAAAACATCACTTCAGCAAAcaagtttaagaaaaaaattatttgaaaagaaaTCAATAGATAAGCAGAGAGAGGTACAGAAAGCGATAAATAAGGAGAGATGTGCCAGCACTAGATAGAATTTGCTTAGGCAGAGTTTCAAAGTCAAACATTAGATACATTAGCAAAAAGTTTCACCACTGCTGGCGGCAGAACAATGGAGGTGTGAATGACGCTGCAAGAGCAGCAATACATCTACCTCCTTTAGAATAATGTCATTATAGAGTATTATATTATGGCTCTCATAAACCCCATGTCACCTTGGATAAAGCTGATCGCTCAATAGCTTTATAAAAATTTTATGCATCGCTTGATAACGCATATTTGTTTGGCAATGGTTTCAGAGTCTGAAATTGCCTGCAGCTACAACTGATGTTGCATTCAGGAGCCTGTAGTTTCAGAATCATAGCAGAACCCCCCCAATAGACAAAGTGCAATTACACACAGTGGCATAGCAGGATTCAGGTTGGTACCCATCACAGATTTGAAAGGAGAGGTCTTTTTGAGTCAACTCAATCTCGCTGAGGTCTCAGAAGTTAACAATAAAATGGGACATGCAGCACTAAAGGCTTCAGGgcccaaaaaaaataaataaataaatcacaaatcCAGTGAAAGGAATAAAGTGGAACATGTTTTCCACCCACATCAAAACAGCTTTTACTCCTAAATCCCTCTGCAACATTTCAGTCAAATACAAAGTGATTCCTAGTGGTTGTCCTCTGGGAATCATGTAGAACTATATTTCCCCTCTCTCTGATCGTCAAGGCTAAATAAATGAGACAAATGTTGGTTGAGCCCTATCAAACAAACCCTGCTAACCAAGGTTTAAGGCAAAATGATTTGTGTGAAAATTTGATGTACTGTAGGAGCAAAAATTAgtcaattttctgtttttcttctgaatAAAATTCCTTTCGGGGGGAGGCATTAGTGCAAGGAATACTGCACGGCACACTGCAAGAAAATACTGTGATGGTAAAACCTGATCCATTCACAAAGATTTCACTTTAAAAGAGCACCAGTATGACCTTGTACCATGGTCAACATGCTTCCCAAACCCTCTGGACATTCACAGCCCTATGACTTACTCTGTGATGGCCTGAGAATCATCTGGACTCAAAGAGTCATAGATGAAGACAAAGTCATCATGGCAGTCATCCTCGATGTGGAAAAAAGGGAAACTGACAGATATTGCATTGTCCTGTGAAGCTCGGATTTGCCACTGACACCGAGACGTGGGGGGGTAGCCTGTGGGGTACCCTGGTGATGAAAATGTCTTCACTGTTTCTTCAGCCTCCAGACGGTAGAAACACTCATCTGGGAATAACAACATTGgttatatcatatcatacagTGAGCATAGACATGTGTAACTTGGCAACAGTTATTTATAGCTTGTGAATCAAAATCTgattatcatcatcatgttcTGTATCTTCTGCTCATTTTAACCGCTGTGACtgttttcttaaaaataaattttttatatatatatatatatatatatatatatatatatatatatatatatatatatatatatatatatatatatatatatatatatatatatatatatatatatatatatatatatatttattttctgttttccttggaatacatttttaaatcatgaaaaacaatgactttgCATTACAAATAACACATGTGAACACTATCTAATTGTGAGTTATTCCTTCCTTTATCCTACAGATGTATTTAAAGACAGATAAATGTAAGGATAGTACAGCTACTATGGTAATGTAATGCAGTCTAATCATCCCAAGGATATAAATCACCAGACAGTGTCAAAGAAAAGTGTCGGGCTACTGACTGACTTGCTCTGGCCTGATACAGGGTTCTCAATCTCTGACTAGAGCAgcatatgtacagtacaggCCAGGCCAGCCATTCGTTACAGACTGGCAGGAGGGTGAGCATCTAGCCAGCTGGAAAATTACAACTGCGAGTGATTGAAATGGGACATGTTGTACTCACTGGCTCTGGGGTTCCTGGCCATGCGAGAATCTGTggctggagacagagagagggggagagagagtggTAGAGAAACAGGAGGAAGTAAGAATGGATCACTAACATTGGGAAGCTGATAGAATTTGATGCATGAGCCTAAAATATTTGggttgcacattttctgttccaTTTCCCTGCGGTTAAGAGAACTGGTAGTGGTGTGTAGCTCTTTCTGCTCCAGCTCACCTTGCCCTACAGCAGCAACCCATACATCTCTGTCTAACTATCTGGGACAGCAACATCAAATCATACCCacagaaatcattttaaaggGGACAAAAACCACTGAGTCACAGGGCCAGCGCTTGGCTGGTGGCCAGATGTGGACAAACGCAATGTGAATGCTGAGAAGacagaaggaagaaaaatggCTGTCTCAAGCCAGGCCAGGGCCCAGCTAATATCATTAGAGGATCCAAACAGCATAAAATGTGCAATCTCAGATGCAGCACAAGCAGAGAGTTCTGGCTTATCTGTTATCATCTTATCAGCACAACTCAGAGCGAGCTCCTATAATACAAATAGAAAGCATAGAGAATACCAATGCTGATAGGAGATGACAATGACCTTATTCAGATCTGTATTCATAGTGCTTGATCTTTGCTGATTGTTAAATGTCATTATCTGGAGCCATCTGTAGCAAACACTCAGTTGTCCCCATCTTTCCGCACCTTAGTGTGACCCCCCCAGCTGGCCCTGGTGGTACCTACCTGAGGCAGTGATTTTACTGATCTTGATATTCTTGTGGTTCAGCACGCTGCGCTGCTCCTTAATGCTATTCTCCAGAGTCTGCAACACTCGCTCCTCTGAGAACCTCGGCACAATCTCCAGGTTTTCGACCGGAATATCAAACTGGGACCAATAGTAGGCTGTCACACCCTCACTGGTATGAgcagaaataaaagagaaatggATGGAAGGAAGAGCATAAAGAGACCATTCAGTAACAAGCTTCAACATTCAAAAAAAGCAACGACTAGTGGATTTGGATTACTGTATCACAGAAATCTAGCAGTAGCTGCATGCTCTGTCCACACCCTGTGTAGTAGAGCACTATCACACAGGCTGCAAACTGTTGTGATTTACTGCTACTGTTAGAACAGAACTTTACAATACAGTGcaatgctacacacacacacacaactaggTATGATCACAAGTCAACTGACCACATCTAACCTTGATTTTGGTTGTTCTGGGaaatgaaagttttttttatttttgttttatttatttatttttacacattcagTTTTCACAATCTGTTCAgcactaacaaaaaaaaaat is part of the Siniperca chuatsi isolate FFG_IHB_CAS linkage group LG9, ASM2008510v1, whole genome shotgun sequence genome and encodes:
- the zmp:0000001114 gene encoding suppressor of tumorigenicity 14 protein, with the translated sequence MHSARYEYDSRNGNHERIDFLTSKEKVPSKRKVGILIGVLVALLILAAVAAFLVWLFVFKDADSETSLSKQLSPSVRVFSGQMKLVDIPYDQNLEDTDSNAFEDLAVNLQAILEESYKKDPLLAKYYTTSVVTAFSEGVTAYYWSQFDIPVENLEIVPRFSEERVLQTLENSIKEQRSVLNHKNIKISKITASATDSRMARNPRANECFYRLEAEETVKTFSSPGYPTGYPPTSRCQWQIRASQDNAISVSFPFFHIEDDCHDDFVFIYDSLSPDDSQAITEKCGQRPPSNPLEVVSSGNIMLINLITDSDVQRPGFEAKYSSIPISKGKTCGGVLSESKGVFTSPLHPSFYPPSVDCKWTIKVSTEMKVRVKFTMFRMKEPGVDTRVCHKDYVEIAGTKYCGEMSSLALTSDTNSLDVSFHSDKSYTDKGFRAEYSAYDPADPCPNRFACNSGICIAKELKCDGWNDCGDMSDELKCQCEKDQFSCGNGLCKPRLWVCDRNNDCGDGSDEKQCSCEENEWRCGNGVCLPQEVVCDSKKDCEDGSDEASCKTSPGICSDFSFKCKNKECVNKVNAECDRVDDCSDSSDEASCDCGTRPYKLNRIVGGQNAELGEWPWQVSLHFQTNGHVCGASIISDRWLLSASHCFVTSDLANRVASNWQTYSGMQDQYKQDGVQLRLLKRIISHPDYNQMTFDYDIALLELSAPLEFTNTIQPICLPASSHVFPAGMSCWVTGWGVLREGGRKAQLLQKASVKIINDTVCNMVTEGQVTSRMLCSGFLAGGVDACQGDSGGPLVCFEESGKWFQAGIVSWGEGCARRNKPGVYSRVTKLREWIRKETGI